One Anas acuta chromosome 32, bAnaAcu1.1, whole genome shotgun sequence DNA segment encodes these proteins:
- the LOC137846454 gene encoding epoxide hydrolase 3-like, with protein sequence MLLSLCTALLAPTRALLALQRLVARLAVAAAVAAAGVVYGLWGLGVLLRWGPRRALRWRVRAEPPPGLADGTYGEHRHLRLKNSGLRLHYVARGPPTAPLLLLLHGFPQNWFCWRHQLLEFSTRYRVVALDLRGCGASEKPPGKESYRPEVLLEDIREVIEVLGTPEGHAGATSGHPKCVLVGHDWGGVLAWELAAGHPDLVEKLVIIDASHRAVFARFSAWHPSQLLRSSYVFLFQLPLLPELLLSMLTSRWVPTTLTGPRTGIQNPARRLTEPELEAYLYSLSQPGGLTPPINYYRNMFG encoded by the exons ATGCTCCTGTCCCTCTGCACGGCGCTGCTGGCACCCACGCGGgcgctgctggccctgcagcgCTTGGTGGCCCGGCTGGCGGTGGCAGCGGCGGTGGCAGCGGCCGGGGTCGTCTACGGGCtctggggtctgggggtgctcCTGCGGTGGGGGCCCCGGAGGGCCCTGCGGTGGCGGGTgcgggcagagccccccccggggctggcggATGGCACCTATGGGGAGCACAGGCACCTGCGGCTCAAG aaTTCAGGGCTGCGGCTCCACTACGTCGCCCGGGgcccccccacggcccccttgctgctgctgctgcacggcTTCCCCCAAAACTG gttcTGCTGGCGTCAccagctgctggagttcagcaCCCGGTACCGGGTGGTGGCCCTGGACCTGCGGGGCTGCGGAGCATCCGAGAAGCCACCGGGCAAGGAGAGCTACCGGCCCGAGGTCCTCCTCGAGGACATCCGCGAGGTCATCGAGGTGCTGGGGACACCCGAGGGCCACGCGGGTGCCACCTCCGGGCACCCCAAGTGCGTCCTGGTGGGGCACGACTGGGGCGGCGTCTTGGCCTGGGAGCTGGCCGCCGGCCACCCCGACCTGGTGGAGAAGTTGGTGATCATCGACGCCAGTCACCGCGCCGTCTTCGCCA GGTTCAGCGCCTGGCACCCGTCGCAGCTCCTGCGCTCCAGCTACGtcttcctcttccagctgcccctgctgcccgAGCTGCTCCTCTCCATGCTGACTTCGAGGTgggtcccc ACCACCCTGACGGGGCCTCGGACGGGCATCCAGAACCCGGCGCGGCGGCTGACGGAGCCTGAGCTCGAAGCCTACCTCTACAGCCTCTCGCAGCCCGGGGGGCTCACGCCCCCCATCAATTATTATCGCAACATGTTCGGGTAG